The following coding sequences are from one Deltaproteobacteria bacterium window:
- a CDS encoding tetratricopeptide repeat protein gives MSKLFISHSSQDDTFVRNLRTALANLGQDVWIDSRELHGGDPLWSEIQQAIDDASAYAVVVSTGSLQSKWVGMELVHALEIRKRRGKEQFPVIPLSLNGTKLGVLEQFFGEEPTYIPVSSDAGGIEAAIHEILVAVRKRLPTDPPPTPQPKAEPLEELVLELTDLKFTEKDGVRRASARAQLVYESATPGQQPTHSMQKWPFVAPIGPIEAEELRWYLEKYAIWPSHYFRDRARKVEESLIKWGRLLFDEAMPLTHTANLTTAWANINSHAGRRFSVQIDTIFEAGLPEAEINTAKEVATLLLGLPWELLHDDKSYFFQRAKATRVRRRLTATESFPIPIVTPPIRILLVTARPEDDACGYLDHRVSALPLVEAMEALPGLVKIHVLSPPTLPALRAELDRARDAKQPYHVVHFDGHGVYDRTVGLGGLCFEHPDDIGKLEQRRHVTVFTNDLGPLLRDHRIPLVFLEACQTAQAEKASESVASELLKVGVASVVAMSHSVLVETATRFVAVFYQALAAGKRVGDAMLAGQRQLKDDTFRGHVFGAGEFRLEDWFVPVLFQEKDDPQLFKSTPTKQTLEDSKTALAARLGKRPNAPELGVPDEPETGFIGRSRELLALQRLLFLPSPLMNRYAVIRGQGGEGKTALAAEFARWTVRSQQIQRAAFVSVETHGNQRAVVDALGKQLVNDSFSAAGDLDLAMQAIERALREQSTLLVIDNMESILLPPFMAQETPQALSDDAREELTAILTLCEQLLKIGDTRLIFTSREALPAPFDATRQRRELHQLDREDAVKLVERVVNADLLHNPLPQREGGVRDQDAKREEIEQLVDAVHCHARTLALLAPALRSQGVGSTRTSLVELMAAMEKKFPGSREHSLFASVELSLQRLSAANQERARVLGVFHGGVHPVVLRVMMEWQEADVGSLANELLATGLATPNRYNHLTLNPALCPYLRGRMDATEREALTVRWVEAMTAYVDFLVQQSSQNTELAATLTVLELSNLFALLDLVQAAGDAEATIDLATSLYSLLRNAGKPRLLARVGQVRDAASAALGAAWNHAQFEAARTRIEQQLASGHLREALTGAQQLLQRARAAGEQAYPNADYDLALACWLLVRVLRTVGGAEQALPLLAEARQRFEAIAQEQADKVAERMASACFSEQGDCLLALGRLDEAAAAYEENIQRAEQLEDARQVAVGKGNLGTVRLQQRRYPEALAAYAEARERFTQLDEPGTVAVFWHQTGMVYQDAGQPEAAEEAYRKSLAIAVRLGNVAGQAGTLLQLGNLYDGVLNRPEEAAAFYRQAADKYVEMRDVADEGLARSNLGNVLRKLRRLDEARQEIRRAIQCDAQFGHASEPWKTWGTLVNIETDAGNPTAAAEARQNALACYLAYRRDGGENHSDAGRDCFTATQALLAGDVAGAAAFLQEQAAGWEAAGVSTFIPYLQAIVAGSRDRSLAAAPDLDYTMAAEILLLIETLEKSAITRR, from the coding sequence CGCTTGCCAACCTTGGGCAAGATGTATGGATCGACTCGCGCGAGTTACACGGTGGCGACCCACTGTGGTCGGAGATTCAGCAAGCCATTGATGACGCCTCGGCCTATGCCGTCGTGGTCAGCACTGGCTCGTTGCAATCCAAATGGGTTGGTATGGAGTTAGTCCACGCTCTGGAGATCCGCAAGCGGCGTGGCAAAGAGCAGTTCCCAGTCATCCCGCTCTCCTTGAATGGCACCAAACTCGGTGTGCTGGAACAATTCTTTGGCGAGGAACCAACCTACATCCCGGTGAGTAGTGATGCAGGTGGCATCGAAGCGGCAATCCATGAGATCCTCGTTGCCGTGAGGAAGCGGCTGCCGACAGACCCTCCGCCTACGCCACAGCCCAAGGCCGAGCCTCTGGAAGAGCTGGTGCTCGAACTCACCGACTTGAAGTTCACCGAGAAAGACGGTGTCCGCCGTGCCTCGGCTCGCGCTCAGTTGGTGTATGAATCGGCTACGCCGGGACAGCAACCCACGCACAGCATGCAGAAGTGGCCATTCGTCGCTCCTATCGGACCAATTGAGGCAGAGGAACTGCGCTGGTACTTGGAGAAGTATGCCATCTGGCCAAGTCATTACTTCCGGGACCGCGCGCGAAAAGTTGAAGAGAGCCTCATCAAATGGGGACGGCTTTTGTTCGACGAGGCGATGCCACTGACCCATACGGCAAACCTCACCACTGCCTGGGCAAATATCAATAGCCATGCTGGCCGCCGCTTTTCAGTCCAGATTGATACTATATTTGAAGCTGGCTTGCCTGAAGCTGAAATCAACACAGCCAAGGAAGTTGCCACACTGCTGCTTGGCTTGCCGTGGGAACTGCTGCACGATGACAAAAGCTATTTCTTCCAACGCGCGAAAGCCACCCGCGTACGCAGAAGGCTGACGGCAACAGAAAGTTTTCCTATTCCCATCGTCACCCCACCCATCCGTATCCTGCTCGTCACTGCACGACCGGAGGATGACGCCTGCGGTTACCTTGACCATCGCGTCAGCGCGTTGCCACTGGTCGAGGCGATGGAAGCGCTGCCAGGGTTGGTGAAGATCCACGTGCTCAGTCCGCCGACACTGCCGGCCTTGCGGGCGGAACTCGATCGCGCTCGTGATGCCAAGCAGCCCTATCATGTCGTGCACTTCGATGGTCATGGTGTCTACGACCGCACGGTTGGTCTCGGTGGGCTATGCTTCGAGCATCCAGACGACATTGGCAAGCTGGAGCAGCGTCGCCATGTCACGGTGTTTACCAACGACCTCGGTCCACTGCTGCGCGATCATCGCATCCCGCTGGTCTTTCTCGAAGCCTGTCAGACTGCGCAGGCTGAAAAAGCGTCCGAGTCCGTCGCCTCTGAACTACTGAAAGTCGGTGTCGCCTCGGTGGTGGCCATGAGTCATAGTGTGTTAGTCGAAACCGCCACACGCTTCGTCGCGGTCTTTTACCAAGCGCTAGCGGCGGGTAAACGCGTGGGCGACGCCATGCTCGCCGGTCAGCGTCAGCTCAAGGACGACACCTTCCGTGGTCATGTTTTCGGCGCCGGCGAATTCCGCCTCGAAGATTGGTTCGTGCCAGTGCTCTTCCAGGAAAAGGATGACCCGCAGCTCTTCAAATCCACACCAACTAAACAGACCCTTGAGGACTCTAAGACTGCTCTCGCAGCCCGTTTAGGTAAACGTCCGAATGCACCAGAACTCGGTGTACCGGACGAGCCAGAAACCGGCTTCATCGGTCGCAGCCGCGAGCTGCTGGCGTTGCAGCGGCTCCTTTTTCTTCCCTCACCTCTGATGAATCGCTATGCTGTGATTCGTGGCCAAGGGGGTGAAGGCAAGACCGCGCTGGCTGCCGAGTTTGCTCGTTGGACAGTGCGCTCGCAGCAGATCCAACGCGCCGCGTTTGTCTCGGTCGAGACCCATGGCAATCAGCGTGCGGTCGTCGATGCGCTGGGCAAGCAGTTGGTCAATGATTCGTTCTCAGCCGCAGGCGATCTCGATCTCGCGATGCAAGCAATCGAACGTGCGCTGCGCGAGCAGTCCACGCTGTTGGTCATCGACAACATGGAGAGCATTCTCCTACCACCGTTCATGGCGCAAGAGACGCCGCAGGCACTGTCAGACGATGCCCGCGAAGAACTGACCGCCATTCTCACGTTATGTGAGCAATTGTTGAAGATCGGTGACACTCGACTCATCTTCACTAGTCGTGAGGCACTGCCCGCACCGTTCGACGCTACGCGGCAGCGGCGTGAGTTACATCAGCTCGACCGCGAGGATGCGGTCAAACTGGTTGAGCGCGTTGTCAATGCTGATCTTCTGCACAACCCTCTCCCTCAGAGAGAAGGCGGGGTGAGGGATCAAGATGCCAAACGCGAAGAGATCGAACAGCTCGTCGATGCCGTCCATTGCCACGCTCGTACGCTAGCACTGCTAGCTCCGGCCCTGCGCAGCCAGGGCGTCGGGTCCACCCGCACCTCGCTGGTCGAGCTGATGGCAGCGATGGAGAAAAAGTTCCCCGGCAGTCGCGAGCACTCACTTTTCGCCAGCGTCGAGCTTTCTCTGCAACGGCTGTCAGCAGCAAACCAGGAACGAGCGCGGGTGCTTGGGGTGTTTCATGGTGGCGTTCATCCGGTCGTGCTCCGCGTGATGATGGAGTGGCAAGAAGCCGACGTGGGCTCGCTAGCAAATGAGTTGCTCGCTACGGGCCTGGCGACGCCAAACCGTTACAATCATCTCACCCTCAATCCCGCGCTGTGCCCGTACCTGCGTGGGCGCATGGACGCGACCGAGCGCGAAGCACTGACGGTTCGCTGGGTTGAGGCGATGACCGCGTATGTGGATTTCCTCGTGCAGCAGAGCAGTCAAAACACCGAACTCGCAGCGACACTGACGGTGCTGGAGCTGTCGAACCTCTTTGCCCTGCTCGACCTCGTGCAGGCGGCGGGCGATGCCGAAGCGACCATTGATCTGGCCACGTCGCTCTACAGCTTGTTGCGAAATGCTGGCAAGCCACGACTGCTCGCACGTGTCGGCCAGGTACGCGACGCCGCCTCCGCTGCGCTCGGTGCGGCGTGGAATCACGCACAGTTCGAGGCAGCGCGGACCCGCATCGAGCAGCAGCTTGCCAGTGGCCACTTACGCGAGGCGCTGACTGGCGCGCAGCAATTACTCCAGCGTGCTCGGGCAGCAGGCGAGCAGGCTTATCCCAATGCGGATTATGATCTGGCCTTGGCTTGCTGGCTCTTGGTCCGCGTGTTGCGGACGGTCGGCGGAGCGGAACAGGCCTTGCCGCTGCTGGCCGAAGCCCGCCAGCGCTTCGAGGCGATCGCACAAGAGCAGGCTGACAAAGTCGCAGAACGGATGGCGTCTGCCTGCTTCTCAGAACAAGGCGACTGTCTTCTCGCCTTGGGCCGGCTCGACGAAGCGGCAGCGGCTTACGAAGAGAACATTCAGCGCGCAGAGCAACTCGAAGACGCCCGGCAGGTCGCCGTTGGCAAAGGCAATCTGGGTACCGTGCGCCTGCAGCAGCGTCGCTACCCAGAAGCGCTGGCGGCGTATGCCGAAGCTCGCGAACGATTCACGCAGTTGGACGAACCAGGCACCGTCGCCGTGTTCTGGCATCAGACCGGCATGGTGTATCAGGACGCCGGCCAGCCGGAAGCGGCGGAGGAGGCCTACCGCAAATCGCTGGCGATCGCGGTGCGGCTCGGCAATGTCGCCGGACAGGCGGGCACGCTTTTGCAACTGGGAAATTTGTATGACGGTGTCCTCAATCGCCCGGAGGAAGCCGCAGCCTTTTACCGGCAAGCCGCAGACAAATATGTCGAGATGCGTGATGTCGCGGACGAAGGACTCGCGAGGAGTAATCTCGGCAACGTACTCCGCAAACTCCGTCGCCTCGACGAAGCACGGCAGGAAATCCGCCGGGCGATTCAATGTGATGCGCAGTTCGGCCACGCGTCTGAGCCGTGGAAAACTTGGGGCACCCTCGTCAACATTGAGACAGATGCCGGCAACCCCACTGCGGCTGCAGAGGCCAGGCAGAACGCTCTCGCCTGTTATCTTGCCTATCGGCGGGACGGTGGGGAGAACCACAGTGACGCTGGTCGCGATTGCTTTACTGCAACCCAGGCCTTGCTAGCTGGCGACGTAGCAGGAGCAGCGGCTTTCCTCCAAGAGCAAGCCGCCGGGTGGGAAGCCGCTGGTGTCAGTACATTCATCCCATACCTACAAGCCATCGTCGCTGGCAGCCGCGACCGCAGCCTCGCCGCTGCGCCGGATTTGGACTACACGATGGCTGCGGAGATTTTGTTGTTGATTGAAACGTTGGAAAAATCGGCTATCACCCGGCGATGA